The following coding sequences are from one Seonamhaeicola sp. ML3 window:
- a CDS encoding HEAT repeat domain-containing protein, producing MLNHITFFLFRFNLVQPSAKTFDTWKLCGYVNRIEFALENGNYKTRKLAADTLGELGYESSIPALFKKINDNVQNVSIAVLNALEKIGCQDELGTTIIKKRFDWVKLQREKQAKREANKGKKYKIYRWERASKKSFDRVKEQLKKPIR from the coding sequence ATGTTAAATCATATCACATTTTTTCTTTTTCGATTTAATTTGGTTCAGCCGTCTGCAAAGACGTTTGATACCTGGAAACTATGTGGGTATGTAAACCGAATTGAATTTGCTCTAGAAAACGGAAACTATAAAACTAGAAAGTTAGCTGCAGATACTTTAGGTGAACTAGGCTATGAATCGTCTATACCTGCTTTATTTAAGAAGATTAATGATAATGTTCAAAATGTTTCTATTGCTGTACTAAACGCTTTAGAAAAAATTGGGTGCCAAGACGAACTAGGGACAACTATCATCAAAAAACGTTTTGATTGGGTAAAACTACAACGTGAAAAACAAGCCAAACGTGAGGCCAACAAAGGTAAAAAGTACAAAATTTACCGTTGGGAGCGCGCTAGTAAAAAAAGTTTTGATCGCGTAAAAGAGCAATTAAAAAAACCCATACGATAG